Proteins from one Planctomyces sp. SH-PL62 genomic window:
- a CDS encoding type II secretion system protein gives MTTSPRNTILDPRGAPPRRGFTLIELIVVMTIIGIIVTLILIASRDGIRQAEVRATQALILKLESGLNDRLDALMQLRPDPNFTHGYLAGVYPTGGGNEADGAPYMTPPALLPTGYPDTKVRTTGRALAFAVADYLKSEMPDVFVIQHGLSGTPGSQDYPINFAAQPFPGTAINAQGNYVLPLGHAVQGPRGVDAVTNWATGYGDGNISTGIFYSSNPQLGLTGRGIYGASYSVAAGIYKNLGYLPAGYDMVDNNNNGLIDEWSEGVDGTNEADVLARLGQHTHETARSEMLYALLVEGQGPLGSIFNADDFSDREVRDTDNDGLPEFVDAWGKPLQFFRWPMLYHSDTQRGQNIGPDLTDAAAPLRLLRPYDSIYQAREQNPLDPNQTLMAPDWWLESENVSPFAAGPGTPINSSGGVVAFETYFHRLTEPMQYTTASTDAAKYWDRGGYTGLGYRRAFFSKPLILSGGPDQRPGVAMFPNPLSLGTIDTAVAGLISFENNAMPFDPNEVGLTPSGVIPAAKFEMLGNPKSFELWDAGQDDVTNHNVNLVGSGG, from the coding sequence CATCCTGATCGCCTCTCGCGACGGCATCCGCCAGGCCGAGGTCCGGGCCACCCAGGCCCTGATCCTCAAGCTGGAGTCGGGCCTCAACGACCGGCTCGACGCCCTCATGCAGCTCCGCCCCGACCCCAACTTCACCCACGGCTACCTGGCGGGGGTCTACCCCACGGGGGGCGGCAACGAGGCCGACGGCGCCCCTTACATGACCCCCCCCGCGCTCTTGCCCACCGGCTATCCCGACACCAAGGTCCGCACCACCGGGCGGGCCCTGGCATTCGCCGTGGCCGACTATCTCAAGAGCGAGATGCCCGACGTCTTCGTCATCCAGCACGGGCTCTCGGGCACGCCCGGAAGCCAGGACTACCCGATCAACTTCGCCGCCCAGCCGTTCCCGGGGACCGCCATCAACGCCCAGGGGAATTACGTCCTCCCGCTGGGGCACGCGGTGCAGGGGCCTCGCGGCGTCGACGCCGTGACGAACTGGGCCACCGGTTACGGCGACGGCAACATCAGCACCGGCATCTTCTACTCGTCGAACCCCCAGCTCGGGCTGACCGGCCGGGGGATCTACGGCGCCTCGTATTCGGTGGCGGCGGGGATCTACAAGAACCTCGGCTATCTGCCGGCCGGCTACGACATGGTCGACAACAACAACAACGGGCTGATCGACGAGTGGAGCGAGGGGGTCGACGGCACGAACGAGGCCGACGTCCTCGCCCGGCTTGGTCAGCACACGCACGAGACGGCGCGGTCGGAGATGCTCTACGCGTTGCTGGTCGAGGGGCAGGGGCCCCTGGGCTCGATCTTCAACGCCGACGACTTCAGCGACCGCGAGGTCCGCGACACCGACAACGACGGGCTCCCCGAGTTCGTCGACGCCTGGGGCAAGCCGCTCCAGTTCTTCCGCTGGCCCATGCTCTACCACTCCGACACCCAGCGCGGGCAGAACATCGGCCCCGACCTGACCGACGCGGCCGCCCCGCTCCGACTGCTCCGCCCGTACGACTCGATCTACCAGGCCCGCGAGCAGAACCCGCTCGACCCCAACCAGACCCTCATGGCGCCCGATTGGTGGCTGGAGTCGGAGAACGTCTCCCCCTTCGCCGCCGGACCGGGGACCCCGATCAATTCCAGCGGCGGGGTGGTCGCCTTCGAGACCTACTTCCACCGACTTACCGAGCCGATGCAATACACCACGGCGTCCACCGACGCGGCGAAATACTGGGATCGGGGCGGCTACACCGGCCTGGGCTACCGGCGGGCCTTCTTCAGCAAGCCGTTGATCCTCTCGGGGGGGCCCGACCAGCGGCCGGGGGTGGCGATGTTCCCCAATCCCTTGTCGCTGGGGACGATCGACACGGCCGTCGCCGGCCTGATCTCGTTCGAGAACAACGCCATGCCATTCGACCCGAACGAGGTCGGACTCACGCCGAGCGGCGTGATCCCGGCGGCGAAGTTCGAGATGCTGGGCAACCCGAAGTCGTTCGAGCTCTGGGACGCCGGCCAGGACGACGTCACCAACCACAACGTCAACCTCGTCGGATCGGGAGGCTGA
- a CDS encoding prepilin-type N-terminal cleavage/methylation domain-containing protein, with protein MKRLTPPRSAGRPLRGFTLVELLVVLLIVGIIAAVALPVVIPAISHRQVSESARIVQGGLIAARDAALRTNTPHGIRFLPDSTYNGIDPNEPNPLLRGQINPFRTLASNRFIPIEQPPGYSEGKVFLNTTTRAFNLQFDNAPSLTGPGGLPSAAVYDSGRLLMIIQSRFRTVYDSSGNPLYPLESPTSWFWNVRKGDKIQVNNTGPFFTVVGPMDFDNPEKFVNVDPAAPALWFNHPVSGSKYYPEFLFVVNGEDDDKDGYIDNGYDGLDNNLINGIDDLGEWSEAEKWPAAFMTASPSVVGQAFNGVPYTIIRRPVPSPGARETVLPSNVVVDLTTSFLTAERSRLPVDPYSGNVDILLDPSGRVVPSTQYSSPASFGMASSFYHIWLAERSDLAEVQTTGTAPNVTAVPLISGRDFLLPMPLGQNFGASPNAYDALVDANPTLPYLKGEMRLLTLFTRTGNLMTTDRPVFDVTTVERPYHAPQLGEQGDTP; from the coding sequence ATGAAGCGCCTTACGCCGCCGCGATCCGCCGGACGCCCGCTTCGCGGCTTCACCCTGGTGGAACTGCTGGTCGTGCTGCTGATCGTCGGCATCATCGCCGCCGTGGCCTTGCCCGTGGTCATCCCGGCGATCAGCCACCGCCAGGTCAGCGAGTCGGCCCGGATCGTCCAGGGGGGCCTGATCGCCGCCCGCGACGCCGCCCTGCGGACGAACACGCCCCACGGCATCCGCTTCCTCCCCGATTCGACCTATAACGGGATCGATCCGAACGAGCCCAATCCACTCCTTCGAGGGCAGATCAACCCCTTCCGCACCCTGGCCTCGAATCGGTTCATCCCAATCGAGCAGCCGCCGGGATACTCGGAGGGGAAGGTCTTCCTGAACACCACAACGAGGGCCTTCAACCTCCAGTTCGACAACGCTCCCTCCCTGACGGGGCCGGGGGGCCTGCCCAGTGCCGCGGTCTATGACTCCGGCCGGCTGTTGATGATCATCCAGTCGAGGTTTCGGACGGTCTACGACAGCTCGGGGAATCCGCTCTACCCCCTCGAATCGCCGACTTCGTGGTTCTGGAACGTCCGCAAGGGGGACAAGATCCAGGTCAACAATACCGGGCCGTTCTTCACCGTCGTCGGCCCGATGGACTTCGACAACCCGGAGAAGTTCGTCAACGTGGATCCGGCGGCACCGGCGCTCTGGTTCAACCATCCGGTCAGCGGGTCGAAGTATTACCCCGAGTTCCTCTTCGTCGTCAACGGTGAGGACGATGACAAGGACGGGTACATCGACAATGGCTACGACGGGCTCGACAACAACCTGATCAACGGCATCGACGACCTCGGCGAATGGTCGGAGGCGGAAAAATGGCCGGCCGCTTTCATGACCGCTAGCCCGAGCGTGGTGGGCCAAGCGTTCAACGGCGTCCCCTACACGATCATCCGTCGGCCGGTGCCGTCGCCGGGGGCGCGGGAGACGGTGCTGCCGTCGAACGTGGTGGTGGACTTGACCACGTCGTTCCTGACGGCCGAGCGGTCGCGGCTGCCGGTCGATCCCTACTCCGGGAACGTGGACATCCTGCTCGACCCCAGCGGCCGGGTGGTGCCGTCGACCCAGTATTCGAGCCCCGCGTCGTTCGGGATGGCCTCGTCGTTCTATCACATCTGGCTGGCGGAGCGGAGCGACCTGGCGGAGGTGCAGACGACGGGGACGGCGCCCAACGTGACCGCCGTGCCGTTGATCTCGGGGAGGGACTTTCTCTTGCCGATGCCGCTGGGCCAGAACTTCGGGGCCTCTCCCAACGCCTACGACGCGTTGGTGGACGCGAATCCCACGCTCCCGTACCTGAAGGGGGAGATGCGGCTGCTGACGCTGTTCACCCGGACCGGGAACCTCATGACGACCGACCGCCCCGTGTTCGACGTGACCACGGTGGAACGGCCCTACCACGCTCCGCAGCTCGGCGAACAGGGAGACACGCCATGA
- a CDS encoding SMP-30/gluconolactonase/LRE family protein has protein sequence MMRRRSTRLHLASWTLLLGVIASGAASADEVPRGEVQKHEFAASSIFPGTTRDYWIYIPKQYDPSKPACLFVCQDGLQYDAPAVFDDLIAKGEIPVLIGVFVMHGRVKAPSDGALDRFNRSLEYDGLGDAYARFLTDELLPDVEKRQAADGRPIRLSKDGNDRAIGGSSSGAVCAFTAAWERPESFRRVFSAIGTYVGLRGGNDYPTLIRKYEPKPLRVFLEDGSNDLNIYGGDWWMANQEMERALTYAGYEVAHVWGDGGHSSKHATEIFPEAMRWLWKGWPAAVQAGSRSDKLQEVVIGGEGWTVAAEGVDAASIAVDPSGDVYVSDAAASRISRIGADGRVEPVADRPEAIVDALAGRITRNDGARFQLLPSADESPTGGRRIEARTPEGAAVISNTGIAGAESLVLSPDESLLYIADATSRWVYSFQVQPDLSLQFGQKYYHLHLPDDARDAGTSGLCVDRDGRLYAATTLGVQVCDQAGRVNVVIPTPGGAADAVTFGGPDFDVLYATSGNVVYKRRVKPHGVHGFTPPHKPVAPRL, from the coding sequence ATGATGCGACGCCGATCGACTCGTCTCCATCTTGCTTCATGGACCCTGCTGCTCGGCGTCATCGCGTCCGGCGCGGCGTCGGCCGACGAGGTCCCCAGGGGGGAAGTGCAGAAGCACGAGTTCGCCGCCTCCTCGATCTTCCCGGGCACCACCCGCGACTACTGGATCTACATCCCCAAGCAGTACGATCCGTCGAAGCCCGCCTGCCTGTTCGTCTGCCAGGACGGGCTCCAGTACGACGCCCCGGCGGTGTTCGACGACCTGATCGCGAAGGGGGAGATCCCCGTCCTCATCGGGGTCTTCGTGATGCACGGCCGGGTCAAGGCTCCGTCCGACGGGGCTCTCGACCGCTTCAACCGCAGCCTGGAATACGACGGCCTCGGCGACGCCTACGCCCGCTTCCTGACCGATGAGCTGCTGCCGGACGTCGAGAAGCGGCAGGCGGCCGACGGCCGGCCGATCCGCCTCTCGAAGGACGGGAACGACCGGGCGATCGGCGGTTCGAGCAGCGGGGCCGTCTGCGCGTTCACCGCCGCCTGGGAGCGCCCCGAGTCCTTCCGCCGGGTCTTCAGCGCCATCGGCACTTACGTCGGCCTTCGCGGCGGCAACGACTACCCGACCCTGATCCGCAAGTACGAGCCGAAGCCCCTCCGCGTCTTCCTGGAGGACGGCTCCAACGACCTGAACATCTACGGCGGCGACTGGTGGATGGCCAACCAGGAGATGGAGCGGGCGCTGACCTACGCGGGCTATGAAGTCGCCCACGTCTGGGGCGACGGCGGCCACAGTTCCAAGCACGCGACGGAGATCTTCCCCGAGGCGATGCGATGGCTCTGGAAGGGCTGGCCTGCCGCCGTCCAGGCCGGCTCGCGCTCTGACAAGCTCCAGGAGGTCGTGATCGGCGGCGAGGGCTGGACGGTCGCGGCCGAGGGCGTGGATGCGGCCTCGATCGCCGTGGACCCCTCAGGCGACGTCTACGTCAGCGACGCCGCCGCTTCGCGGATCAGCCGGATCGGGGCCGACGGCCGGGTCGAGCCCGTCGCCGATCGTCCCGAAGCGATCGTGGACGCGCTCGCGGGCCGGATCACGCGGAATGACGGCGCGCGGTTTCAGCTCCTCCCCAGCGCCGACGAGTCGCCGACCGGCGGACGCCGGATCGAGGCCCGGACGCCCGAAGGCGCGGCGGTGATCTCAAATACGGGGATCGCGGGGGCCGAGAGCCTCGTACTCTCGCCCGATGAATCGCTGCTCTACATCGCGGACGCGACGAGTCGATGGGTCTATAGCTTCCAGGTCCAGCCCGACCTTTCGCTCCAGTTCGGCCAGAAGTACTACCATCTCCATCTCCCGGACGACGCCCGCGACGCCGGGACCTCCGGCCTCTGCGTCGATCGCGACGGCCGGCTCTATGCGGCCACGACTCTGGGCGTCCAGGTCTGCGACCAGGCGGGTCGTGTCAACGTGGTCATCCCCACCCCCGGGGGTGCCGCCGACGCCGTGACGTTCGGCGGGCCGGATTTCGACGTTCTGTATGCGACGAGCGGAAACGTCGTCTACAAGCGGCGTGTGAAGCCTCACGGCGTGCATGGTTTCACTCCTCCGCACAAGCCTGTGGCTCCTCGTCTTTAA
- a CDS encoding HU family DNA-binding protein, with product MAKKAAPKAAEPKAAPAPAPAAKAAAKPAAKPATKTEIFTALAAKTNLSKKDIAGVFEAMSELIEKEIGKKGPGLFVLPGLLKIKVVHKPATKARPGFNPATKEQIMIKAKPASKVVKVQPLKALKDLI from the coding sequence ATGGCCAAGAAAGCCGCTCCCAAGGCCGCGGAACCCAAGGCGGCCCCGGCCCCGGCCCCGGCCGCGAAGGCTGCTGCCAAGCCGGCCGCGAAGCCCGCGACCAAGACCGAGATCTTCACCGCTCTCGCCGCGAAGACGAACCTGAGCAAGAAGGATATCGCCGGGGTTTTCGAGGCGATGTCCGAGCTGATCGAGAAGGAGATCGGCAAGAAGGGCCCCGGGCTGTTCGTCCTCCCCGGCCTGCTGAAGATCAAGGTCGTCCACAAGCCGGCCACCAAGGCCCGCCCGGGCTTCAACCCGGCGACCAAGGAGCAGATCATGATCAAGGCCAAGCCCGCGAGCAAGGTCGTCAAGGTCCAGCCGCTCAAGGCCCTCAAGGACCTCATCTGA
- a CDS encoding DUF1559 domain-containing protein — protein sequence MKPRRRRQGFTLIELLVVISIIGVLVGLLLPAIQSAREAARRAQCQNNLKNIGLALNNFAIRKGAYPPAGTFFEAPPATATDALTSVLYQAQASGATTVAPRAAKSWVVEILQDLDQADLANNWTHELNYLATTAPGTSTPNGLISRTALAILRCPDDANFTPNEGNLSYAANGGFARFAAAPLQWKGFTMDGDSAGGSQSTLLKWDSAGALAQGVNQKLGVMFINSIYNNNSGIATDTPTAIPGAINGRNPGWGGTKTTTASIVDGSGSTVLIGESTLVGYSTGTAYSGMVETNWAAPWPTFALFMGSDDICGAAGACNTSLADGTNATDSTLWAAANRVGNYENIGYGQALTIKGTFPFVTSGHPNGSNFAFCDGSVRFINNSIDGTVYAKILTPAGSKLPVPFKQQPVSQDAFIN from the coding sequence ATGAAGCCCCGTCGTCGTCGCCAAGGTTTCACGCTGATCGAGCTGCTGGTCGTCATCAGCATCATCGGCGTCCTGGTCGGTCTGCTGCTGCCGGCCATCCAGTCGGCCCGCGAGGCCGCCCGCCGCGCCCAGTGCCAGAACAACCTCAAGAACATCGGACTGGCGCTCAACAACTTCGCCATCCGCAAGGGCGCCTACCCGCCGGCCGGCACCTTCTTCGAGGCCCCGCCGGCCACCGCGACGGACGCGCTCACGTCGGTGCTCTACCAGGCCCAGGCCTCGGGCGCCACGACCGTCGCCCCCCGCGCCGCGAAGAGCTGGGTGGTCGAGATCCTCCAGGACCTCGACCAGGCCGACCTGGCGAACAACTGGACCCATGAGCTGAACTACCTGGCGACGACCGCCCCCGGCACCTCGACGCCGAACGGCCTCATCTCCAGGACCGCGCTCGCCATCCTGCGATGCCCGGACGACGCCAACTTCACCCCCAACGAGGGCAACCTGAGCTACGCCGCCAACGGCGGGTTCGCCCGGTTCGCGGCCGCCCCCCTCCAGTGGAAGGGGTTCACGATGGACGGCGACTCGGCCGGCGGCAGCCAGTCCACGCTCCTGAAGTGGGATTCGGCCGGCGCCCTGGCACAGGGCGTCAACCAGAAGCTCGGCGTCATGTTCATCAACTCGATCTACAACAACAACTCCGGGATCGCCACCGACACCCCGACGGCCATCCCCGGCGCCATCAACGGCCGCAACCCCGGCTGGGGCGGGACGAAGACCACCACCGCGAGCATCGTCGACGGCTCGGGCTCGACCGTTCTCATCGGCGAGAGCACCCTGGTGGGCTACTCGACCGGTACGGCCTACTCCGGCATGGTCGAGACCAACTGGGCCGCCCCCTGGCCGACCTTCGCCCTGTTCATGGGCTCGGACGACATCTGCGGCGCCGCCGGAGCCTGCAACACCAGCCTGGCCGACGGCACCAACGCCACCGACTCCACCCTGTGGGCGGCCGCCAACCGGGTCGGCAACTATGAGAACATCGGCTACGGCCAGGCCCTGACGATCAAGGGGACCTTCCCCTTCGTGACCAGCGGCCACCCCAACGGCAGCAACTTCGCCTTCTGCGACGGCTCCGTCCGGTTCATCAACAACTCGATCGACGGCACCGTCTACGCCAAGATCCTCACCCCGGCCGGCAGCAAGCTCCCGGTCCCCTTCAAGCAGCAGCCGGTCAGCCAGGACGCCTTCATCAACTGA
- a CDS encoding SDR family NAD(P)-dependent oxidoreductase — MRTIVTGGAGFIGSHLVDRLLDDGHEVVVVDDFDAYYPRAVKEANLAGASGRPGFRLVEMDVRDAAAVDALVREARPDAIAHLAARAGVRPSIAAPALYTEVNVLGTVNWLSAAAGLEPRPRFVYASSSSVYGDRDEGPFRETDPVERPVSPYAASKRACELMAHVFHHLHGLPITGLRFFTAYGPRNRPDLAVSLFADRIERGEPVVMFGDGSTRRDYTYVGDIVDGVVRAIDRCAGLKLYNLGNSHPVELREMIETLAAALGKPAIIRRAPEQPGDVRQTFADVSAAVRELGYAPNTPLREGLDRFVAWRRDRTIGR, encoded by the coding sequence ATGAGGACCATCGTCACCGGAGGCGCGGGGTTCATCGGCTCGCATCTCGTCGACCGCCTGCTGGACGACGGCCATGAGGTCGTGGTGGTCGACGACTTCGACGCCTACTACCCCCGCGCCGTCAAGGAAGCCAACCTGGCCGGGGCCTCGGGCCGCCCGGGGTTCCGGCTCGTGGAGATGGACGTCCGCGACGCCGCCGCCGTGGACGCGCTGGTGCGGGAGGCCCGGCCCGACGCGATCGCCCATCTGGCGGCCCGCGCCGGGGTCCGGCCGAGTATCGCCGCGCCGGCCCTCTACACCGAGGTCAACGTGCTGGGGACCGTGAACTGGCTCTCGGCCGCCGCCGGGCTGGAGCCGCGGCCCCGGTTCGTCTACGCGTCGAGTTCGAGCGTCTATGGGGACCGCGACGAGGGGCCGTTCCGCGAGACCGACCCGGTCGAGCGTCCCGTCAGCCCCTACGCCGCGTCCAAGCGGGCCTGCGAGTTGATGGCCCACGTGTTCCACCATCTCCACGGCCTGCCGATCACCGGCCTGCGGTTCTTCACGGCCTACGGGCCCCGCAACCGTCCTGACCTGGCCGTATCGCTGTTCGCGGACCGGATCGAGCGGGGAGAGCCCGTCGTCATGTTCGGCGACGGATCCACCCGGCGCGACTACACGTACGTCGGCGACATCGTCGACGGCGTCGTCCGGGCGATCGACCGCTGCGCCGGGCTGAAGCTCTACAACCTGGGGAACTCCCACCCGGTCGAGCTTCGCGAGATGATCGAGACCCTGGCCGCCGCGCTGGGGAAGCCGGCGATCATCCGGCGCGCTCCCGAGCAGCCGGGCGACGTCCGACAGACGTTCGCCGACGTCTCCGCGGCCGTCCGGGAACTGGGCTACGCCCCGAACACGCCGCTCCGCGAGGGGCTCGACCGCTTCGTGGCCTGGCGCCGGGATCGGACGATCGGTCGCTGA
- a CDS encoding type II secretion system protein J codes for MKLYRRMNTKLRRRRRGVTLVEMLVTLAVLLLMMALVVQIFQAATGSMNAAQVYQRLDDDLRRVDSTLRSDLAGVTAKLTPPNDPKDNRGYLEYGENEYADNDGEDVDDYIRFTAKAPAGRPFTGRMWTKPANVLDGTGASVPMYSDLLSVDARKESQPVTVTSEYAEIIYFLRNGNLYRRVLLVAPELQSRIVNSYSDTTVANTNLGYFPMSPGGAPTFAWGFFPNPLGALKVSWQGVNDLSARPAARGLASDTGANNSVVLNTLADLTDRHNRFAMPRFSDDFILANGAAGPDGIPDDANGDNVPDWYPTLYPNVIDDSIAGGVTTRGLWNVQDPSNAITGNGNLFPRRASLGFPFVFRGAYSQAQALNNYAFGWIHAPAPFATTGVGASPPIYQFDLDPVNYLRYLNHNPLDLGDNLPAPNTSRGNWQNLQSLWQFPTWRETLAPEWNDPTFRINQPAVGHAFPNGLAPLDPASEVAFGHVDRSSARRATLLPPLTADWRGGRKAQPYTDGTGSDTGFFSGDPTDPLWAGYSWEDDLILTNVRSFDIKAFDPALADYADLGWGDDWRVTDGPNRLPGARAVEGATSIGEFKYLGTNNILPYLRGNIDAVRRAFPIFTSPIAYAFIKGSAYNAVEQTFAHEGRMPPLVNDWRFDAQYGAAAAGTYDAAVYPNYDGNIGDDSPGVARLRRVWDSWSTTYSKAPATGVRSDGFPYGPPFTPPIYPSYPPPYPAPLRGVQIQIRVTDPTNQRIKVLTIRQDFTDKL; via the coding sequence GTGAAGCTCTACCGCCGCATGAACACGAAACTCCGCCGCCGCCGACGAGGCGTGACGCTCGTCGAGATGCTGGTCACGCTGGCCGTGCTCCTGCTCATGATGGCGCTCGTCGTCCAGATCTTCCAGGCGGCGACCGGCTCCATGAACGCCGCGCAGGTCTACCAGCGGCTCGACGACGACCTGCGGCGGGTCGACTCCACGCTCCGCTCCGACCTCGCCGGGGTCACCGCCAAGCTCACTCCCCCGAACGACCCGAAGGACAATCGGGGCTACCTCGAATACGGCGAGAACGAGTACGCCGACAACGACGGCGAGGACGTCGACGACTACATCCGATTCACCGCTAAGGCCCCCGCCGGCCGCCCCTTCACCGGCCGCATGTGGACCAAGCCGGCCAACGTGCTGGACGGGACGGGCGCGTCGGTGCCGATGTATTCGGATCTGCTGTCCGTCGATGCGCGCAAGGAGTCCCAACCTGTCACGGTCACCAGCGAGTATGCGGAGATCATCTACTTCCTCCGCAACGGCAACCTCTACCGCCGCGTGCTGCTGGTCGCCCCGGAGTTGCAGTCGAGGATCGTGAACAGCTACTCGGACACCACGGTCGCGAACACCAACCTGGGCTATTTCCCCATGTCGCCGGGCGGCGCGCCGACGTTCGCCTGGGGCTTCTTCCCCAATCCCCTGGGGGCCCTGAAGGTGAGCTGGCAGGGGGTGAACGACCTCTCGGCCCGGCCTGCGGCCCGGGGCCTGGCGTCCGACACCGGCGCCAACAACTCCGTGGTCCTGAACACGCTCGCCGACCTAACCGACCGCCACAACCGCTTCGCCATGCCGCGGTTCTCCGACGACTTCATCCTCGCCAACGGCGCGGCCGGGCCGGACGGCATCCCCGACGACGCCAACGGCGACAACGTGCCGGACTGGTACCCCACGCTCTATCCGAACGTCATCGACGATTCGATCGCCGGAGGCGTGACGACGCGGGGGCTCTGGAACGTCCAGGACCCGAGCAACGCGATCACCGGCAACGGCAACCTGTTCCCCCGGCGCGCCAGCCTGGGGTTCCCGTTCGTCTTCCGGGGCGCCTATTCGCAGGCCCAGGCCCTGAACAATTACGCCTTCGGCTGGATCCACGCGCCCGCCCCCTTCGCCACCACCGGCGTCGGGGCGTCGCCTCCGATCTACCAGTTCGACCTCGATCCGGTCAACTATCTGAGATATCTGAACCACAACCCGCTGGACCTCGGCGACAACCTCCCGGCGCCGAACACTTCCAGAGGCAACTGGCAGAACCTTCAGTCGCTCTGGCAGTTCCCGACGTGGCGCGAGACCCTGGCGCCGGAGTGGAACGACCCGACCTTCCGGATCAATCAACCGGCCGTCGGCCATGCGTTCCCCAACGGCCTCGCGCCGCTCGATCCCGCCTCCGAGGTCGCTTTCGGCCACGTCGACCGGTCGTCCGCCCGCCGCGCGACGCTCCTGCCCCCCCTGACGGCCGACTGGCGCGGCGGGCGCAAGGCTCAGCCCTACACCGACGGCACGGGCTCGGACACCGGTTTCTTCAGCGGGGACCCGACGGACCCCCTGTGGGCGGGCTACAGCTGGGAGGACGACCTGATCCTGACCAACGTCCGCAGCTTCGACATCAAGGCGTTCGACCCGGCCCTGGCCGACTACGCCGACCTCGGCTGGGGCGACGACTGGCGGGTCACGGACGGCCCGAATCGACTCCCCGGCGCGCGGGCGGTCGAAGGGGCCACCAGCATCGGGGAATTTAAGTATCTAGGAACCAACAACATACTCCCCTATCTCCGGGGCAACATCGACGCCGTCCGCCGCGCGTTCCCGATCTTCACCAGCCCCATCGCCTACGCCTTCATCAAGGGCTCGGCGTACAACGCGGTGGAGCAGACGTTCGCCCACGAGGGCCGGATGCCGCCGCTGGTGAACGACTGGCGGTTCGACGCCCAGTACGGGGCCGCCGCCGCGGGCACCTACGACGCCGCCGTCTACCCGAACTACGACGGCAACATCGGCGACGACTCGCCCGGCGTGGCCCGGCTGCGGCGGGTCTGGGACTCCTGGTCGACGACCTACAGCAAGGCGCCGGCGACCGGCGTGCGGAGCGACGGGTTCCCGTACGGCCCGCCGTTCACGCCGCCGATCTACCCCTCGTATCCGCCGCCGTACCCGGCTCCGCTGCGGGGGGTCCAGATCCAGATCCGGGTGACCGACCCGACCAATCAACGCATCAAGGTTCTCACGATTCGTCAGGATTTCACGGATAAGCTCTGA